The Stieleria maiorica genome includes the window ATTTGCGGTGACATCGCGGCGGCCCGGTTGGGGTTATCGGAAGCGGAATGGACGGCGACGAAAGAACAAGTCACCGACATCGTGCACTTGGCCGCCCGAGTGCACTTGTTGGAGGGGTTTCATTCGATGCGGGGCAGCAACCTTGATCCGATCACGACGCTCGCCGAGCTTGCGTCGCGTGGACGGCCCAAAGCGATTCGATATGCGTCGACCTTGTCGGTTTTTGTTTCGACGGATCGTGCGCTGGCGTGTTACGAAGAATCGGATCGGCTGGACGAATCGGCGCGGGTGTTCGGCGGGTACGCTCAGACCAAGTGGGCGGCCGAGAGGTTGTTGTGGGCCATCGCCCGGCAGCAGACGCCGTCGGTCTTTCGGTTGGGTTTGTTGACAGGAGACTCCCGGTTCGGTGTCGGTCCGGATCACGATCAGCTGGCGATGTTTACACGGGGGATCGCCCGGTTGGGGGTCTATCCGCAGGGCATCGAAGAATTCAGTATTGATGTCACGCCGGTCGACCAAGCGGCCAACGCACTCGTCACCTTGACGCTCGGGAATCACACCGGTGCGTTCCATCTTTGTGGTCCGGCCCCCGTCACGGTGTCCCGTTGGATCGCGGCGATGAATGGTGTGGGACCGGAACTGACGCCGGTGTCGCGTGAGTGCTTTGCTTTAGCCGCTCGGCAGTATCAAGCCGAACCGTCACATTGCCCCAGTGGCCGCCAGGATGTCGCCGCGGCATGTTTGGCGCTAGACTATCGATCGACCGCCCGCTCGGAGAGTCGGCCGCTGGATCTTTTTCTCGCCACCGCCACGCGGTTTGACTGTACCAGGACGAATCAGCTATTGCGATCCAGCGATGAACGGATCCATGCAGTCACTGATCGGCAGCTTGAGACGATGGTGGTGAGAATGCTGGAAAGAGTGCGATCGGGAGTGGATGCATGACGACGGGAATGGTCTTGGGGAAATTTTTGCCGCCGCATCTGGGGCATGCGTATCTGATCGATTTCGCCCGACACTACGTCGATGATTTGACGGTCGTCGTCGGGACGCTTGCCGCGGAGCCGATTCCGGGAATCAAACGCTGGCAGTGGATGCGCGAGATGTTTGGCGGTACGGGAACGAAAGTGGTTCATCTGGACCAGGAGTTGCCGCAAGATCCCTCGGAGCATCCCGAGTTTTGGCGTCTTTGGGAGAACGCGCTTCGGCCGCTGATTCCTGAGCGACTTGACTACGTTTTTGCTTCGGAGAACTACGGCTGGAAACTTGCCGAGGTGCTGGGGGCACAGTTTGTCCAGGTTGATCTGGACCGCAGCGTGATGCCCGTTAGCGGCACCAAGGTGCGCGAGAATCCACTGGCGCACTGGGACTACTTGCCGCCCTGCGTCCGCAGCCACTTCGTGCGCCGTGTCTGTGTGTTCGGTCCCGAATCCACTGGAAAAAGCACGTTGGCGAAAGACCTGGCGAATCATTTTCAATCGATCGCGGTTCCGGAGTACGCTCGAACGTTGATCGAATCCCAACAGGGGCGGATCGAAGCTGGCGACATCGTCCGAATCGCTCGGGGACAGACGGCCAGCGAAGACGCATTGGCGCGGGCCGCCAACCGCGTGCTGTTTTGCGACACCGATCTGTTGTTGACGACGATCTGGAGCGAATGGCTGTTTGACGATTGCCCCGACGAAGTCCGGAGCCGCGCAAACCAGCGCACCTACGATCTGTATCTGTTGACCGATGTCGATGTGCCTTGGGTCAAAGACCAGGTCCGTTACCTTCCCGCGGATCGACGCAATTTTTTTGACCGCTGTGAATCGAAGTTGAAAGAACAGAACCGCCGTTACATCGTTGTCCGTGGAAGCTGGGAAGAGAGGTTCCAGACAGCCGTCGGTGCGGTGGAGGCGATGTCCCTAAACCCGTAGCGGAAGCCGCCAAGGCTTTCGTCTCGCAGCAGTCCACACGGGAAAAGCCGAAATTCTTGGCGAATTCCGCTACCACGTACGACCCTTTCCGGGTTTAGGGACAAAGCCTAGTGATCATCCCACGGGACGGTTTCCACAGTGGAGACGAATTCCCAAACTACGCCTTCGCCGGTGCCGTCGCCACGGAAATGCACCAGTGGGTTGGTCTGCTTTCGATTCAGACACTTGATCGTGTCGCTCAACCGGCGTTTGGCGTCCTGGTCCGGCTGCGGCGGCAGCGGATCGTCGATTCGTGGCGGCCACCCTTCTTCTTCAAACGCACACAGGATCGCTTGCTGATTGACGGCCACCCACTTGAAACACTTGACGATCATCCCGTTGACGCCCAAGACGCGTCGCTCCGAATCCCAGCGCGGTCGTCGGACGTCCGGGTGATGACGGCCATTGGCCCCCGCGGCGGTCTCACGCGGCGTGGTTTCCTCCGCGGCCTCGACGGTGTGCGGAACGTCGATCACACGCGTGA containing:
- a CDS encoding AAA family ATPase is translated as MTTGMVLGKFLPPHLGHAYLIDFARHYVDDLTVVVGTLAAEPIPGIKRWQWMREMFGGTGTKVVHLDQELPQDPSEHPEFWRLWENALRPLIPERLDYVFASENYGWKLAEVLGAQFVQVDLDRSVMPVSGTKVRENPLAHWDYLPPCVRSHFVRRVCVFGPESTGKSTLAKDLANHFQSIAVPEYARTLIESQQGRIEAGDIVRIARGQTASEDALARAANRVLFCDTDLLLTTIWSEWLFDDCPDEVRSRANQRTYDLYLLTDVDVPWVKDQVRYLPADRRNFFDRCESKLKEQNRRYIVVRGSWEERFQTAVGAVEAMSLNP